In Plutella xylostella chromosome 4, ilPluXylo3.1, whole genome shotgun sequence, a genomic segment contains:
- the LOC125489973 gene encoding multiple epidermal growth factor-like domains protein 8, producing the protein MFYTRIREKGAGLAVVWCVWLAVAGAGSSVPCDKTRRVYTEPSGIITDGPSNSNYTQDSHCEWLIKAANKSQYITLSFIRMGTECSYDYVFVYDGDSFDAPLLGSFSGKTEPQNVTASSGFMLILLYSDTNYVLDGFRASYAIHNCPNNCSGRGLCLSNKCFCVGKWGSPDCSVELCPSSCSNNGQCKGDRCLCKSG; encoded by the exons ATGTTTTACACACGTATTCGGGAGAAGGGTGCAGGTCTAGCAGTCGTCTGGTGCGTGTGGCTGGCGGTGGCGGGCGCTGGCTCGTCGGTGCCGTGCGACAAGACGCGCCGGGTCTACACCGAGCCCAGCGGCATCATCACCGACGGGCCCAGCAACTCCAACTACACACAA GATTCTCACTGTGAATGGCTGATCAAAGCTGCCAACAAGAGTCAGTATATAACTCTGAGCTTCATTCGTATGGGCACGGAATGTTCCTATGACTATGTGTTTGTTTATGATGGAGACTCCTTCGATGCTCCGCTGTTGGGAAGTTTCAGCGGCAAAACAGAGCCTCAGAATGTGACTGCATCTAGTGGGTTT ATGTTAATACTACTATACAGTGATACTAACTATGTGCTGGATGGATTCCGAGCGTCATATGCCATCCACAACTGCCCCAACAACTGCTCAGGGCGGGGGCTGTGCTTGTCCAACAAGTGCTTCTGCGTGGGCAAGTGGGGCAGCCCCGACTGCAGTGTGGAGCTGTGTCCCAGCTCCTGCTCCAACAATGGACAGTGCAAGGGCGACCGCTGCTTGTGCAAGTCAGGGTAA